DNA from Corynebacterium aurimucosum ATCC 700975:
AGACCGTGGTGGTGGTCTCCCGGGAGATCTCCTTGCCGGAGAGGTCCTTGATCACGCGAGTATCGGACGTCGTAAAGCCCGGCGCGCCAGACGACGGCGAGCAATCCTCGCTCACCGACTTGCGCTGCGGCTCGGTCTTGGCCCAGCGGCCGTTGTTGATGGACTCGACCTCCACCGTCTTCACGCCCTTGAAGCGCACGGTGATATCGCTGCCGAAGTCAGTCTCAATGCGCACCGGGTGATTCGAGGTGTTCTTGAACTGCAGGTCAATCGCGCCTTCATAAACGGTGGCCTCACGGCCGGCCGGGTAGCGCGAAATGTAATAAGAGTGCGGGGTGTGCGCGACGTCCTCCATGCCGGCGAAGTACGCGGCGTTGTACAAGGTGGTAGCGAACTGAGAGATGCCGCCGCCCACGGCGGTACCGGCGTGGCCATCGATGATGATGCCGGATTCCACGTAGCCCTGCGCGGTACCGCGCGGGCCGGTGTAGCCGTTGAGGGAGAAGGTCTCACCCGGGTTGACCACGGCACTGTTGACCTGCTGGGCCACCAGCCGGATATTGGTGCCGGAGGCCCCGGAGAAACCGCCGGTGGAGAACTCGGACACGGTCTCATCGAAGGTGGCCTTCTCCGCCATCTCCGTGGTGAAGTCCGCGGGGTCCGGCTTGTAATCGGCGTCCCATTCGCGGTCGTCCTCGCTGCTTACACGATCCTCGAAGCCCTCGAAGGTCTTCTCCCAGTCGATAATGGAGCCATCCACCGAGGGCGTGATCTGCTTGTCGTTGCCGCTGAAGGAAATCTTGGCGTTGGTGCCGGGCACCTCAGAGCCTTGCATGCGCTCCTGGAAGAGCTCGCGGGCGCGGTCTTTATCCACCTTGAGGCGCAGCTCGCCGTCTTTGGCGGCGATGGAGACAAACTGGGAAATCTCCGGCTTGCGCAGGGTGCCGGCGGTGTTGTTCTCGCCCTTCAGGGTCAGCGGGTTATCCAGCGCGCGGGCGGCATCCCCGGTGCGCATAGCCTCAATCGCTTCATCATTAATCTGCGGCTCCACCACCATTGGCTCAACCTCGACGCCCTCGGGGTCGAGCCAGTGCTTGACCACACCCTCGTGCAGCTCCCCCTCTTCGACTGCCTGGCCGAGCTTGGGTTTGGTCTCTTTGAGGGAGCCGTCGATAAGCTCCAGGTTTCCATCCTCCGGTTCGACCTTCAGCTCGTTGCCGACGCGCTCGAGCTCCCCGGAGAGCTGGCCCTCATCGACGTCCACGGCGACAGGGATTTCCTGGGTGGGCTTGATGAAGCTGTACAGGCGCGAGAAGGGGTTCAGGGAGGCGTCAGGAATGCCGTCGACGGC
Protein-coding regions in this window:
- a CDS encoding VanW family protein, with translation MKKAIGHRQQRRKGLHVTLGVLVGLLLIAGIAYAWDVMANQHKVPRATSVGGVDISRMERTAAVEKLEQELGDVAAQPVDIRAGEKSSQLIPQDAGLSLNYQKAVDGIPDASLNPFSRLYSFIKPTQEIPVAVDVDEGQLSGELERVGNELKVEPEDGNLELIDGSLKETKPKLGQAVEEGELHEGVVKHWLDPEGVEVEPMVVEPQINDEAIEAMRTGDAARALDNPLTLKGENNTAGTLRKPEISQFVSIAAKDGELRLKVDKDRARELFQERMQGSEVPGTNAKISFSGNDKQITPSVDGSIIDWEKTFEGFEDRVSSEDDREWDADYKPDPADFTTEMAEKATFDETVSEFSTGGFSGASGTNIRLVAQQVNSAVVNPGETFSLNGYTGPRGTAQGYVESGIIIDGHAGTAVGGGISQFATTLYNAAYFAGMEDVAHTPHSYYISRYPAGREATVYEGAIDLQFKNTSNHPVRIETDFGSDITVRFKGVKTVEVESINNGRWAKTEPQRKSVSEDCSPSSGAPGFTTSDTRVIKDLSGKEISRETTTTVYDPQPIVTCG